One window of the Zea mays cultivar B73 chromosome 3, Zm-B73-REFERENCE-NAM-5.0, whole genome shotgun sequence genome contains the following:
- the LOC100282195 gene encoding Serine carboxypeptidase-like 26 precursor, translating to MATMAGRLVARTSSSSAKRQRFSSAVLLLALFQSSWCYDDAAATTTVDYGYNNEHEADRVAFLPGQPRSPPVSQFAGYVTVNERNGRALFYWFFEAQTSPAHKPLLLWLNGGPGCSSVGYGAASELGPLRVNRHGAGLEFNNFAWNKEANLLFLESPAGVGFSYTNTSSDLTKLDDAFVAEDAYSFLVNWLKRFPQYRSHEFYISGESYAGHYVPQLAELVYDRNKGNTNTHINLKGFMVGNPLTDDYYDSKGLAEYAWSHSVVSDEVYERIKKVCDFRVSNWTDDCDTAMSAVFSQYQEIDIYNIYAPRCNLPPSSAALALAVDKAVVANRQEHFRRRIRMFSGYDPCYSSNAEKYFNDAGVQTAFHANASGARKWEVCSDSILRSYNFSVLSVLPIYSKLIKAGLRVWLYSGDADGRVPVIGSRYCVEALGLPVKTQWQPWYLNKQVAGRFVEYHGMTMVTIRGAGHLVPLNKPAEGLALIDTFLQGKQLPTHR from the exons ATGGCGACAATGGCAGGGCGTCTTGTTGCCCGGACGTCGTCCTCCTCGGCCAAGCGCCAGCGGTTCAGCTCCGCTGTTCTCCTCCTCGCTCTCTTCCAGAGCTCGTGGTGCTACGACGacgcggcggcgacgacgacggtggaTTACGGTTACAACAACGAGCACGAGGCCGACCGGGTGGCGTTCCTCCCCGGGCAGCCGAGGAGCCCTCCGGTGTCGCAGTTCGCCGGGTACGTCACCGTGAACGAGCGCAACGGGAGGGCGCTCTTCTACTGGTTCTTCGAGGCCCAGACGTCGCCGGCGCACAAGCCTCTCCTACTCTGGCTCAATGGAG GACCTGGTTGCTCGTCCGTTGGGTACGGAGCTGCTTCTGAGTTGGGGCCTCTCAGAGTCAACAGACACGGGGCAGGGCTTGAGTTCAACAATTTTGCGTGGAACAAAG AGGCCAACTTGCTCTTCCTAGAGTCTCCTGCTGGGGTTGGCTTCTCCTACACCAACACATCATCCGACCTCACCAAACTGGATGATGCTTTCGTAG CTGAAGATGCATACAGCTTCCTAGTAAATTGGCTCAAAAGGTTTCCGCAGTATAGGAGCCACGAATTTTATATCTCCGGGGAGAGCTACGCAG GTCACTATGTGCCACAACTTGCTGAACTTGTCTATGACAGGAACAAGGGCAACACCAACACACACATCAACCTTAAAGGTTTCATG GTCGGTAATCCACTAACTGACGACTACTACGACTCAAAGGGGCTGGCTGAATATGCTTGGAGCCACTCAGTAGTGTCAGACGAAGTTTACGAGCGCATCAAGAAGGTCTGCGACTTCAGGGTCTCAAACTGGACCGATGACTGCGATACAGCGATGAGCGCCGTGTTCAGCCAGTACCAGGAGATCGACATCTACAACATCTACGCGCCCAGATGCAACCTCCCTCCGTCGTCAGCTGCacttgcacttgctgttgacaagGCAGTCGTAGCCAACAGACAG GAACATTTCAGGCGAAGGATCAGGATGTTCTCCGGATATGACCCGTGCTACTCTTCGAACGCGGAAAAGTACTTCAACGATGCAGGTGTGCAGACGGCATTCCATGCGAATGCCAGTGGAGCTCGGAAATGGGAAGTTTGCAG TGATTCAATTTTGAGGTCATACAATTTCTCGGTGCTTTCTGTCTTACCAATCTACTCTAAGCTCATCAAAGCAGGACTGAGAGTGTGGCTCTACAG TGGGGATGCAGATGGTAGGGTCCCGGTGATCGGATCGCGGTATTGCGTGGAAGCCCTGGGCCTGCCTGTCAAGACGCAGTGGCAACCATGGTACCTGAACAAACAG GTTGCGGGCAGATTTGTGGAGTACCATGGCATGACGATGGTGACGATCAGAGGAGCAGGGCATTTGGTGCCTCTCAACAAACCTGCAGAAGGGCTCGCACTCATCGACACATTCCTTCAGGGCAAACAGCTTCCCACACACAGATGA